In Paraflavitalea devenefica, a single window of DNA contains:
- a CDS encoding RagB/SusD family nutrient uptake outer membrane protein encodes MQHNYKKSSYLPVLFLAGMMGLSSCEKFIDVVPDNVPTIDNAFSIRTEAEKYLYTCYSYLPNEGQYSGNPGFGAGDEIWQDLSFSTIDPAPMQIAMGLQTAGSPMMSTWTSLYAGIRDCNIFLENVDKVVDLEPYMKTRWIGEVIFLKAYYHWYLLKMYGPIHIVDKNLPTDVSAEAAKIARVPVDSAVNYIANLLDSAAKLLPPVIQARTTELGRVTAPIALSVKARLLVTAASPLFNGNADYTGFKNHDGTPLLNTTYDKQKWVRAAAACKAAIDACHAAGITLYKFDDHLANLTDALKIEMSIRNSVCEKWNEELIWGSSNSRTDKYMQRLACPKLDPSRIGNQDPLGQMAPTIKTVEQFYSKNGVPIEEDKEYDYANRYTLRTVSAAEAERMQLGYETAILNFDREPRFYADVAFDGAKWFMQNGTWNIQARWGQNQSQKNVFGYSVTGYFTKKTVSWKFVINEGQSTSTEDYPFPLFRLADLYLLYAEALNEAEGTANPAVYTYLNLVRARAGLKSVEESWSLYSKNPSKYTTQDGLRAIIQQERLIEMSFEASRFWDLRRWKRAIEEQNKVILGWDIAQAGPAGYYRTRPLWSQTFQVRDYLWPIRSSDILVNPKLVQNPGW; translated from the coding sequence ATGCAACACAATTATAAAAAGTCATCATACCTGCCGGTCCTGTTCCTGGCAGGTATGATGGGGCTCAGCTCCTGTGAGAAGTTCATAGATGTGGTACCGGATAATGTGCCCACTATTGACAATGCTTTCAGCATTCGCACAGAAGCAGAAAAATACCTGTATACCTGTTACTCCTATCTGCCCAATGAAGGCCAGTATAGCGGCAATCCCGGGTTTGGCGCCGGTGATGAGATATGGCAGGACCTAAGTTTCAGCACGATTGATCCTGCGCCCATGCAAATCGCAATGGGCCTGCAAACAGCCGGCAGCCCGATGATGAGTACCTGGACTTCCCTGTATGCAGGTATACGGGACTGTAATATTTTCCTGGAGAATGTAGATAAGGTGGTAGACCTGGAGCCTTATATGAAAACACGGTGGATCGGAGAAGTTATTTTTCTAAAAGCGTATTACCACTGGTATCTCTTAAAGATGTATGGCCCCATCCATATTGTTGATAAGAACCTGCCCACTGATGTAAGCGCCGAAGCAGCCAAGATTGCCCGGGTGCCGGTGGATTCTGCTGTGAACTATATCGCCAACCTGCTGGACTCCGCTGCTAAGTTACTCCCCCCGGTGATCCAGGCAAGGACTACAGAGCTGGGCCGCGTAACGGCACCCATTGCCTTATCGGTGAAAGCACGCCTGCTGGTGACAGCGGCCAGTCCATTGTTCAATGGCAATGCCGATTATACCGGTTTTAAGAACCACGATGGCACGCCCCTCCTTAATACCACGTACGATAAACAAAAATGGGTCAGGGCAGCAGCAGCCTGCAAAGCCGCTATCGACGCTTGTCATGCAGCGGGTATTACACTCTATAAGTTTGACGACCACCTGGCCAATCTTACCGATGCCCTGAAGATTGAAATGAGCATCCGCAACAGTGTGTGTGAAAAATGGAATGAAGAACTGATCTGGGGTTCTTCCAATAGTCGCACCGATAAATATATGCAACGCCTGGCCTGTCCGAAGCTGGACCCTTCCCGCATCGGCAACCAGGACCCGTTGGGACAAATGGCGCCCACGATCAAGACCGTGGAGCAGTTTTATTCAAAGAATGGCGTACCGATCGAAGAAGACAAGGAGTACGATTATGCTAACCGCTATACACTGCGCACGGTATCTGCCGCAGAAGCGGAAAGGATGCAATTGGGTTATGAAACGGCCATACTGAATTTTGACCGGGAGCCCCGCTTTTATGCTGATGTGGCTTTTGACGGCGCCAAATGGTTTATGCAGAACGGCACCTGGAATATACAGGCCCGCTGGGGGCAGAACCAATCACAAAAGAATGTATTTGGTTATTCTGTAACCGGCTATTTCACGAAGAAAACGGTTAGCTGGAAGTTTGTGATCAATGAAGGACAGAGCACTTCTACAGAAGACTACCCCTTCCCCTTGTTCCGCCTGGCCGACCTGTACCTGCTGTATGCCGAGGCGCTGAATGAAGCAGAAGGCACTGCCAATCCTGCTGTGTATACGTACCTGAACCTGGTGCGGGCAAGAGCCGGATTAAAGAGCGTAGAGGAATCCTGGAGCCTGTATTCCAAAAATCCTTCCAAATACACTACACAAGATGGATTAAGGGCCATTATACAACAGGAAAGGCTGATTGAAATGAGTTTTGAGGCCAGCCGCTTCTGGGACCTGCGCCGCTGGAAACGTGCTATTGAAGAGCAAAATAAAGTGATCCTGGGCTGGGATATTGCACAGGCGGGTCCGGCCGGTTACTACCGTACCAGGCCTTTGTGGAGCCAGACTTTCCAGGTAAGGGATTACCTGTGGCCAATTCGCAGCAGTGATATTCTTGTTAATCCCAAATTAGTGCAGAATCCAGGTTGGTAG
- a CDS encoding DUF4998 domain-containing protein → MKHIKLMIVLLGMTSALVWASCKKQDEWKKYLPEQPKVYPGMAEAITTYPGNNRIKLSWLLVSDPTITRVTVFWNNGHDSASVAVNRQQGVDTVSIIIDKLQETSYTFSVFTYDKEGNKSVPAYVTGRVYGPKYQSTLLNRALLSVNYSGDSKLLTINWGTADTVNVGTQLWYTDEAGIDQTLLIDATTFSTIIPWKVGTKIWYQSAYKPSAKAIDTFTVNNKDSISVKNVPVPKAAWTKVDLPNDVAGNAWGTNLSWIWDGKGADYPQIYHTGGEGIPHHFTIDLGALYDLTKFENIGRVNSNPYHNPTKFEVWGIADITNAATTLPGSDPGWKNESIAKGWTLLQEINRPDNGTAPYKVDLLPGIPKVRYIRIRVLETIDHDPDSHMSEISFWYNP, encoded by the coding sequence ATGAAACATATCAAATTGATGATAGTCCTGCTGGGAATGACGAGCGCTCTTGTATGGGCGTCGTGCAAGAAGCAGGATGAATGGAAAAAGTACCTGCCGGAGCAGCCAAAGGTATATCCTGGTATGGCGGAGGCCATTACTACTTATCCAGGCAATAACAGGATCAAGCTTTCCTGGCTATTGGTGTCAGACCCTACGATCACCAGGGTCACCGTGTTCTGGAACAATGGCCATGATTCTGCCAGTGTTGCTGTCAACCGTCAGCAAGGTGTAGATACCGTCAGCATTATTATAGATAAGCTGCAGGAGACTTCTTATACGTTCAGCGTATTTACGTATGATAAAGAAGGCAACAAATCGGTACCTGCCTATGTAACCGGCCGGGTGTATGGCCCGAAATACCAGAGCACACTGCTGAACCGGGCGCTGTTGAGTGTGAATTATTCCGGCGATAGCAAGCTGCTGACGATTAACTGGGGCACTGCTGATACGGTAAATGTGGGCACCCAACTCTGGTATACCGACGAAGCCGGCATTGACCAGACCCTGCTGATTGACGCCACTACTTTCAGCACGATCATTCCCTGGAAGGTGGGCACGAAGATCTGGTACCAATCGGCCTATAAACCCTCGGCCAAAGCGATAGACACGTTTACGGTCAATAATAAAGATTCGATTTCAGTCAAGAACGTGCCGGTACCTAAAGCTGCGTGGACAAAGGTAGACCTGCCCAATGATGTGGCCGGAAACGCCTGGGGCACCAACCTGAGCTGGATCTGGGATGGCAAGGGCGCTGATTACCCCCAGATCTACCATACCGGCGGCGAAGGCATACCCCATCATTTTACGATTGACCTGGGCGCTTTGTATGACCTTACGAAGTTTGAGAATATCGGCCGGGTGAATAGCAATCCTTATCATAACCCTACAAAGTTTGAAGTATGGGGCATTGCTGATATCACGAATGCCGCCACTACCCTTCCCGGCAGTGATCCCGGCTGGAAAAATGAATCCATCGCCAAAGGCTGGACATTACTGCAGGAGATTAACAGGCCCGACAATGGTACGGCGCCTTATAAGGTAGACCTGCTGCCCGGTATTCCCAAAGTGCGCTATATCCGTATCCGGGTGCTGGAAACGATTGATCATGATCCCGACAGCCATATGAGCGAGATCTCTTTCTGGTATAATCCGTAA
- a CDS encoding dihydrofolate reductase family protein encodes MKKIVWFMHVSLDGFVAGPNDEIDWVKVDEEIFDYAGNRTDEADTALYGRKTFELMEGYWPTAADQPNATKHDIKHATWYKKVRKVVVSTTMKGQNLPNTTIISENIEEEIGKLKQGSGKEIVIFGSPSIGQLLSAANLVDDYWLFVNPILLGNGMPLFKGGKDRKNLKLVTSHAFTSGVICLHYEKSQA; translated from the coding sequence ATGAAAAAGATTGTATGGTTCATGCACGTATCACTGGACGGCTTTGTGGCCGGACCAAATGATGAAATAGATTGGGTCAAGGTAGATGAGGAAATATTCGACTATGCAGGAAACCGTACCGATGAAGCAGATACCGCTTTGTACGGACGGAAAACCTTTGAGCTGATGGAGGGGTACTGGCCAACTGCTGCCGATCAGCCTAATGCCACCAAACATGATATTAAACATGCTACCTGGTACAAAAAAGTGCGCAAAGTGGTAGTGTCTACAACAATGAAAGGGCAAAACCTGCCCAATACCACCATCATCAGTGAGAACATAGAGGAGGAGATAGGCAAACTTAAACAGGGAAGCGGGAAAGAGATCGTCATCTTTGGCAGCCCTTCCATTGGCCAGTTGCTATCGGCAGCCAACCTGGTAGATGACTACTGGTTGTTTGTGAATCCCATCTTGCTGGGAAACGGTATGCCCTTATTCAAAGGGGGAAAAGACCGGAAAAACCTGAAACTGGTAACTTCCCACGCTTTCACTTCCGGCGTCATCTGCCTCCATTATGAAAAAAGCCAGGCATAA
- a CDS encoding DUF5000 domain-containing lipoprotein encodes MKRFYILSIITPLIIMSACKKEEHASLYAAGKVPDPLTSTAVKNLPGAAEITYSLPHDNTILYVKAEYEHQPGVKREVKASYYTNQLTVDGFGDTLEHEVKLFVVTRSEQVSSPVTVKVKPLTPPVVAVFTSLSVTADFGGLRIAYTNDAKADVAIYTLAANDKGTMEQAHVHYTTLPAGTYTMRGFDSSARQFSFFVRDRFGNISDTLTGIYKPLYEKPLDKALFRKVQLPTDIGDDWGLPMENLWNGSYTGFWDMFHTQTKPFPQWFTFDMGITVKLSRMTVWQRQTPAQDWIYNANNPKKFEIWGANNPDPDGGWNNWTKLMAHEVVKPSGLPLGQVTQDDIAAAVKGEELTIPLDKQPVRYIRVKVLETFTNSATNIAEVSIWGQP; translated from the coding sequence ATGAAACGATTCTATATATTATCTATAATAACGCCGCTCATCATCATGAGCGCCTGCAAAAAAGAGGAACACGCATCCCTGTATGCAGCAGGGAAAGTGCCCGATCCGCTCACCAGCACGGCCGTAAAGAACCTGCCCGGCGCGGCTGAGATCACTTATTCATTGCCACACGACAATACGATCCTGTATGTGAAGGCCGAATACGAACACCAGCCCGGCGTAAAAAGGGAAGTAAAGGCCTCCTATTATACCAACCAGTTGACCGTGGATGGCTTTGGCGATACACTGGAACATGAAGTGAAGTTGTTTGTAGTAACCAGAAGTGAGCAGGTGTCTTCGCCGGTAACGGTCAAGGTGAAGCCACTCACCCCACCGGTGGTAGCGGTGTTTACAAGCCTCTCTGTCACGGCCGACTTTGGCGGGCTGCGCATTGCTTATACGAATGATGCCAAAGCCGATGTGGCTATTTATACCCTTGCCGCCAATGACAAGGGCACGATGGAACAGGCGCACGTGCATTACACTACTTTACCGGCCGGCACTTATACCATGCGCGGGTTTGACAGCTCCGCCCGGCAATTCTCCTTTTTTGTGCGGGACAGATTTGGCAATATCTCCGATACATTAACCGGCATTTATAAGCCTTTGTATGAAAAGCCGCTTGACAAAGCCCTGTTCAGAAAGGTGCAATTGCCTACTGATATTGGCGATGACTGGGGCCTTCCCATGGAGAATTTGTGGAATGGCTCTTATACCGGTTTCTGGGATATGTTCCATACGCAAACAAAGCCCTTCCCCCAGTGGTTCACGTTCGATATGGGCATCACCGTAAAGCTGAGCCGCATGACGGTATGGCAACGGCAAACGCCTGCACAGGACTGGATCTATAATGCCAATAACCCGAAGAAGTTTGAGATCTGGGGCGCCAATAATCCCGACCCCGATGGCGGCTGGAATAACTGGACGAAGCTGATGGCACATGAGGTGGTGAAGCCTTCCGGATTGCCCCTTGGCCAGGTAACACAGGATGATATTGCAGCGGCCGTGAAAGGAGAAGAACTGACGATACCACTTGACAAACAGCCGGTGCGGTATATCCGCGTCAAGGTGCTGGAAACTTTTACGAATTCAGCTACCAATATTGCAGAGGTGTCAATATGGGGGCAACCTTAG
- a CDS encoding FG-GAP-like repeat-containing protein, protein MRILLPAMYSLLIAIVYQPFTTSVATYHRQSPPNDWYTAALAHIRQEQRSETVSTYNPLPVYLASDSVLEGPGRAEATFGASVAGAGDVNGDGYSDVIIGAPLYDSLYAEEGRAYVYYGTPSGLPVIPSLSLSYHSNTDGHEHFGSAVSGAGDINGDGYADIIIGAPFASDDGYELAIGHALVYYGSATGIPATADTILKGDMPFAFYGISVAGAGDINGDGYSDVIVGASEYGYTIGFPNGSRGRVFVYYGSPAGLQASDYVEGDQYLSMFGKLVAGAGDVNGDGYSDIAVSAPNYHVYAPNADGAVFIYHGSDTGLTTTYANLFTNAQPIAATGFSQSMAGGGDLDGDGYTDLVLSQPFYYDDPFNNPTHTIARLLIYYGSATGLPASPVILDSTGRPGLALGGPIGHAGDVNGDGFADIAVAGADTNTHAHASRLLLYHGAAAGLTDTLFDVIDTAAHVPVPVLAGAGDVNGDGYADIVMGEPAYDAGDSTNAGRAYMYHGAPDSIDEPPAVTFDSPGNTVIGFGRSVQYAGDINGDGYSDVVIGDPNFIKGMTNYEGRAYVYYGSASGLPPVPDVTLDVNNPNCKLGWAVAGAGDVNGDGYADVMIGAPRYNDTEGGVFVYYGSAAGLVNTPDTISTGLPNYYLGYAIAGAGDVNGDGYDDVLVSAYNDIVTVDTGKVLVYYGAASGLPPTPNLILQGVNETDKAGFGRSVASAGDVNGDGYGDVVIGAPYSNDGSNTLEGRAYVFLGSGTGLSATPAAILDNANQDYAFFGSVVAGAGDINGDGYTDVLVNAPEYNNGSGIGRAFIYLGSGSGISATPSDTLIGNDPSNTHLGHTVASAGDVNSDGYADVLVTDEQFDTRGIVLLFKGSPTGLEAVPDSIDGNIDQYSGSFGSAAVTAGDVNADGFSDILIGNLLYNTIGRVYLYYGNQYGGQRNNLRLYNANLTTPLSALNITEPNIGAGLFVQSPQGRQKGRLVWETRAVGNAFSGVPVTNSTSYSGRQATFTNLGLTGTELKNEVSKTGKATLLRARVEYDPVTALTGQRYGPWRYPLGIGRSAGILLPLDILTFTGVKQGREVLLKWTVASYEAGVQYTLERSADGRHYIPLHTTAAKPGVTYYQWRDEQPLWGKNYFRLVVDDGVHQKHTRAVVLVFEETRSWVIYPNPVRAGQALTIQLPAATGALTAQLTDGHGRVVKQQHYAASNGLIRMGTQGLAAGHYNLIIRTGGKIITKNVVVLER, encoded by the coding sequence ATGCGCATACTACTGCCTGCTATGTACTCATTGCTGATCGCAATCGTGTATCAGCCCTTCACCACCTCTGTTGCTACTTATCACCGCCAATCACCGCCAAACGACTGGTATACTGCTGCCTTAGCCCATATCCGGCAGGAGCAGCGTAGCGAGACAGTAAGCACCTATAACCCGTTGCCCGTGTACCTGGCTTCCGATAGTGTGCTGGAAGGTCCCGGGCGGGCTGAAGCGACCTTCGGCGCTTCCGTGGCCGGGGCAGGTGATGTAAATGGTGATGGGTATTCTGATGTAATTATTGGCGCGCCATTGTATGATAGCCTGTATGCCGAAGAGGGCCGTGCGTATGTGTATTATGGTACCCCTTCCGGTCTGCCGGTTATTCCCAGCCTTAGTTTATCTTATCACAGCAATACTGACGGGCATGAACATTTCGGATCGGCCGTATCCGGCGCGGGTGATATCAATGGCGATGGTTATGCCGATATCATCATAGGGGCCCCTTTTGCCAGCGATGATGGTTATGAACTAGCCATTGGCCATGCCCTGGTGTATTATGGCTCAGCCACCGGCATTCCTGCCACGGCAGATACGATCCTGAAAGGCGATATGCCTTTTGCTTTTTATGGTATATCCGTAGCAGGCGCAGGAGATATCAATGGCGACGGTTATTCAGATGTAATCGTGGGTGCTTCAGAGTATGGCTATACAATTGGTTTTCCCAATGGGTCCAGGGGTCGGGTATTCGTGTATTACGGATCACCTGCCGGTTTGCAGGCAAGCGATTATGTAGAGGGTGATCAGTATTTAAGCATGTTTGGCAAACTGGTGGCAGGTGCAGGCGATGTGAATGGGGATGGCTATTCGGATATTGCGGTCAGTGCGCCCAACTACCATGTTTATGCACCGAATGCCGATGGCGCTGTGTTTATCTACCACGGTTCCGATACCGGGCTTACTACTACCTATGCCAATCTATTTACCAATGCACAACCCATAGCAGCTACAGGCTTCAGTCAGTCAATGGCTGGTGGCGGCGACCTGGATGGCGATGGCTATACAGATCTGGTGCTGAGCCAGCCTTTTTATTATGACGATCCTTTCAATAATCCCACGCATACTATTGCCCGCCTGCTGATCTATTATGGTTCGGCTACGGGACTTCCGGCAAGTCCGGTTATCCTGGACAGTACCGGTCGGCCGGGTCTGGCCCTGGGTGGTCCTATAGGCCATGCCGGTGATGTGAATGGGGATGGCTTTGCAGATATTGCGGTGGCCGGCGCCGATACAAATACCCATGCCCATGCCAGCCGGCTATTGTTGTACCATGGCGCTGCAGCGGGTTTGACAGATACCCTTTTTGACGTAATCGATACAGCGGCCCATGTGCCTGTGCCGGTATTGGCCGGAGCCGGTGATGTGAATGGTGACGGCTATGCCGATATTGTTATGGGAGAGCCGGCATACGACGCTGGCGACAGTACAAATGCCGGCAGGGCCTATATGTATCATGGTGCCCCCGATAGCATTGACGAGCCGCCTGCTGTTACCTTCGATAGTCCGGGTAATACGGTGATCGGCTTTGGCAGGTCTGTTCAATATGCCGGCGATATTAATGGCGACGGTTATTCGGATGTGGTGATCGGTGATCCCAATTTCATCAAAGGCATGACGAATTATGAAGGCAGGGCTTATGTGTATTATGGATCGGCCAGTGGTTTGCCACCGGTACCGGATGTAACGCTGGATGTGAATAATCCCAACTGCAAACTGGGCTGGGCGGTAGCGGGCGCCGGGGATGTGAATGGCGATGGCTATGCCGATGTGATGATAGGTGCTCCCCGGTATAATGACACGGAAGGAGGCGTATTTGTGTATTATGGTTCGGCAGCCGGATTGGTCAATACGCCTGATACGATCTCTACGGGACTGCCCAATTACTACCTGGGCTATGCCATTGCCGGTGCGGGCGATGTGAACGGAGATGGCTATGACGATGTACTGGTGAGTGCTTATAATGATATTGTTACAGTTGATACGGGAAAGGTGTTGGTGTATTATGGCGCTGCAAGTGGCTTACCGCCCACGCCCAATCTTATACTGCAGGGCGTTAATGAAACAGATAAGGCCGGCTTTGGCCGCTCTGTAGCCAGCGCGGGCGATGTAAATGGCGATGGCTATGGGGATGTTGTGATTGGCGCTCCTTATTCCAACGATGGCAGCAATACCCTTGAGGGAAGGGCTTATGTGTTTTTGGGATCGGGCACGGGATTGTCGGCCACGCCGGCTGCCATCCTTGATAATGCCAACCAGGACTATGCTTTCTTTGGCAGCGTGGTGGCCGGCGCCGGTGATATTAATGGGGATGGCTATACGGATGTACTGGTGAATGCACCGGAGTATAACAATGGTTCGGGTATCGGCAGGGCCTTTATTTACCTGGGATCAGGTTCCGGCATCAGCGCTACCCCATCCGATACCTTAATTGGCAACGATCCGTCGAATACGCACCTGGGCCATACAGTTGCCAGCGCCGGTGATGTGAACAGCGATGGTTATGCAGATGTGCTGGTGACAGATGAGCAATTTGATACCAGAGGGATTGTATTGTTGTTTAAAGGTTCGCCTACCGGTCTGGAAGCTGTGCCGGACAGTATTGATGGCAACATTGATCAGTATAGCGGTTCTTTTGGTTCTGCTGCCGTCACCGCCGGTGATGTGAATGCCGATGGATTTTCGGATATACTGATAGGTAATTTGTTATACAATACCATTGGCCGGGTGTATTTGTATTATGGTAACCAATATGGCGGCCAGCGTAATAACCTGCGGTTGTACAATGCCAATCTTACTACGCCTTTAAGTGCGCTGAATATAACAGAGCCTAATATAGGGGCAGGATTGTTTGTGCAATCGCCCCAGGGCAGGCAAAAAGGCAGGCTGGTATGGGAAACACGCGCTGTGGGTAATGCCTTCAGTGGTGTACCTGTTACGAATAGTACCAGCTATAGCGGACGACAAGCTACTTTCACCAACCTGGGATTAACCGGCACCGAATTAAAGAATGAGGTGTCTAAAACCGGCAAGGCCACCTTGCTGCGGGCGCGCGTGGAATATGATCCTGTTACGGCACTTACCGGGCAGCGGTATGGCCCCTGGCGGTATCCGCTGGGCATTGGCCGGTCGGCAGGCATCCTGTTGCCGCTGGACATCCTCACGTTTACCGGTGTGAAGCAAGGCCGGGAAGTATTGTTAAAATGGACGGTAGCTTCCTATGAAGCTGGTGTGCAGTATACGCTGGAGCGCAGTGCCGATGGCCGTCATTATATTCCCCTGCATACAACAGCCGCTAAACCGGGTGTCACGTATTACCAATGGCGGGATGAGCAGCCATTGTGGGGCAAGAATTATTTCCGGCTGGTGGTGGATGATGGCGTTCATCAAAAACATACCAGGGCGGTGGTGCTGGTATTTGAGGAAACACGCTCCTGGGTTATTTATCCTAATCCGGTGCGGGCAGGTCAGGCATTGACGATACAGTTGCCGGCGGCTACCGGCGCCCTAACCGCTCAACTGACAGATGGCCATGGGCGGGTCGTGAAGCAGCAGCATTACGCGGCCAGTAATGGGTTGATCAGGATGGGGACGCAGGGATTGGCGGCGGGGCATTATAACCTGATCATCAGAACGGGCGGGAAGATTATTACGAAGAATGTTGTGGTGTTGGAGCGGTGA
- a CDS encoding GNAT family N-acetyltransferase, protein MSHDPFAKLDNPAWWALTGVQQSFAIGTKRVKRYQRGILPFAAYDPAAKESIIALDEFLEAGEVFFLIGELPSLPAHWTLLKELPCAQMINQAAVSPPDGEVSIARLTEVHSNDMYNLIQKVQPGYYEHNTRRLGSYYGIWQQDKLVAIAGERMRLEELTEISAICTDPEYTGRKYAQHLIAHLCNTNLDQGNIPFLHVLETNQRAIGLYEYMGFTKRRTISFWQLKKTV, encoded by the coding sequence ATGAGCCATGATCCATTTGCAAAGCTGGACAATCCTGCCTGGTGGGCGCTCACCGGCGTACAGCAATCCTTTGCTATTGGCACAAAGCGTGTGAAACGCTACCAACGTGGCATCCTGCCTTTTGCTGCTTATGATCCGGCAGCTAAAGAAAGCATAATTGCATTGGATGAGTTCCTGGAAGCAGGAGAGGTCTTTTTCCTGATAGGAGAGTTACCATCTTTACCGGCTCACTGGACTTTACTCAAAGAGCTGCCCTGTGCGCAAATGATCAACCAGGCGGCTGTCTCCCCTCCGGATGGTGAAGTGTCCATAGCCCGCCTGACAGAAGTACACAGTAATGATATGTATAATCTCATTCAGAAAGTACAGCCCGGCTATTACGAGCACAATACCCGCCGCCTGGGCAGCTACTATGGTATATGGCAGCAGGACAAGCTGGTAGCTATTGCCGGTGAACGCATGCGGCTGGAAGAACTTACGGAGATCAGCGCCATCTGCACCGATCCGGAATATACCGGCCGCAAATACGCCCAACACCTCATCGCGCATCTCTGCAATACCAACCTCGACCAGGGCAATATTCCCTTCCTGCATGTACTGGAAACCAACCAGCGCGCCATCGGTCTCTATGAATACATGGGCTTCACCAAAAGAAGGACCATCAGCTTCTGGCAACTGAAAAAGACGGTGTAA
- a CDS encoding alpha-L-fucosidase codes for MLPNLVKGQPAKPSPGKDLAALQQAFVDLRFGMFIHFNIPTYMDQDWADPEASPAIFNPTKLDCNQWAKAAKAANMTYGCLTTKHHSGFAIWDTKTTDYNVMNSPFKKDVVKEYVNAFRANGLKVMLYYSILDTHHKLRPGQITQKHIDMVKAQLTELLTNYGEISALIIDGWDAPWSRISYDDIPFGEMYTLIKSIQPNCLVMDLNAAKYPAEALYYTDIKSYEQGAGQHISKESNKLAALSCLPINDNWFWKTSFPSRPVKEPAKLVNDNIIPFNNAYCNFILNVAPNRDGLIDENAVAALKEIGKLWKHQGPTQKLPAADAPIIAHNMAKHQATNSSWSDDMWIMDFATDDDFGKPWISNATVKQPWFEVDFKYSRPFSAIVIAEAGRRPRIKKYRLEYYADGAWKPIVAGENTGKIKVHRFQPVTGERVRILIDAFDAPPQIAEFGVFNEK; via the coding sequence ATGTTGCCAAACCTGGTAAAAGGGCAGCCGGCCAAACCATCACCTGGTAAGGACCTGGCGGCCCTGCAACAGGCTTTTGTTGATCTCCGCTTCGGCATGTTTATCCATTTTAATATTCCGACGTATATGGACCAGGACTGGGCCGATCCCGAAGCCTCCCCTGCCATTTTCAATCCCACGAAACTGGATTGTAACCAATGGGCCAAAGCAGCGAAGGCCGCCAATATGACTTATGGCTGTCTGACCACTAAGCACCACAGCGGTTTTGCCATCTGGGATACGAAGACGACTGATTATAATGTAATGAACAGCCCTTTTAAGAAAGACGTGGTGAAAGAGTATGTGAATGCTTTCCGGGCCAACGGGCTGAAGGTGATGTTGTATTATTCTATCCTCGACACACATCATAAGTTGCGTCCGGGACAGATCACCCAAAAGCATATTGACATGGTGAAAGCCCAGCTTACAGAGCTGCTGACGAATTACGGAGAGATCAGTGCGCTGATCATTGACGGGTGGGATGCTCCCTGGTCAAGGATCTCCTATGATGATATTCCGTTCGGGGAAATGTATACCCTGATCAAATCCATCCAGCCCAATTGCCTGGTGATGGACCTGAACGCCGCCAAGTATCCTGCCGAGGCACTGTATTATACAGATATTAAATCCTACGAACAGGGTGCGGGCCAGCATATTTCCAAAGAAAGCAATAAGCTGGCTGCCTTGTCGTGCCTGCCCATTAATGATAACTGGTTCTGGAAAACATCTTTCCCTTCCAGACCGGTGAAAGAGCCGGCGAAACTGGTAAACGATAATATTATCCCTTTCAATAATGCCTATTGCAATTTCATTTTGAATGTAGCGCCCAACCGCGACGGACTGATTGACGAGAATGCGGTAGCTGCTTTGAAGGAGATCGGCAAGCTGTGGAAACACCAGGGGCCTACACAAAAGCTGCCTGCTGCTGATGCGCCTATTATTGCCCACAATATGGCGAAACACCAGGCTACCAATTCCAGTTGGAGTGATGATATGTGGATCATGGATTTTGCCACGGACGACGATTTTGGCAAGCCCTGGATATCCAATGCCACGGTAAAACAACCCTGGTTCGAAGTGGATTTTAAATACAGCCGGCCATTTTCTGCTATTGTTATTGCAGAGGCAGGAAGAAGACCGCGCATTAAGAAGTACAGGCTGGAATATTATGCGGATGGCGCCTGGAAGCCGATCGTTGCGGGCGAAAATACCGGCAAGATTAAGGTACACCGCTTTCAACCCGTTACCGGGGAGCGCGTAAGGATCCTGATCGATGCTTTTGATGCCCCTCCACAGATTGCAGAGTTTGGTGTATTTAATGAAAAATAG